The Streptomyces camelliae genome window below encodes:
- the thyX gene encoding FAD-dependent thymidylate synthase → MGRTPVTTPESLTLRSDVTVELVKSSASDADVLFAARVSTLGEQSLDELKKDPERSKGLINYLMRDRHGSPFEHNSMTFFISAPIFVFREFMRHRVGWSYNEESGRYRELQPVFYVPDTSRKLVQEGRPGKYVFVEGTPAQHETVSSTLAESYEQAYAAYQKLLAEGVAREVARAALPVGLYSSMYATCNARSLMHFLGLRTQHELAKVPSFPQREIEMVGEKMEAEWAQLMPLTYAAFNANGRVAP, encoded by the coding sequence ATGGGAAGGACCCCCGTGACCACCCCCGAGTCGCTCACCCTGCGCAGTGATGTCACCGTCGAGCTGGTGAAGTCCAGCGCGTCGGACGCAGACGTCCTGTTCGCCGCCCGCGTCTCCACACTCGGCGAGCAGTCCCTGGACGAGCTGAAGAAGGACCCCGAGCGCTCCAAGGGCCTGATCAACTACCTGATGCGCGACCGGCACGGAAGCCCGTTCGAGCACAACTCGATGACCTTCTTCATCAGCGCCCCGATCTTCGTCTTCCGCGAGTTCATGCGGCACCGCGTCGGCTGGTCGTACAACGAGGAGTCCGGCCGCTACCGGGAGCTGCAGCCGGTCTTCTACGTCCCGGACACCTCCCGCAAGCTCGTCCAGGAGGGTCGCCCCGGCAAGTACGTCTTCGTCGAGGGCACCCCGGCCCAGCACGAGACGGTGAGCAGCACCCTCGCCGAGAGCTACGAGCAGGCGTACGCGGCGTACCAGAAGCTCCTCGCCGAGGGCGTGGCCCGCGAGGTCGCCCGCGCGGCCCTCCCCGTCGGCCTCTACTCCTCGATGTACGCCACCTGCAACGCCCGCTCCCTGATGCACTTCCTCGGCCTGCGCACCCAGCACGAGCTGGCCAAGGTGCCGTCCTTCCCGCAGCGGGAGATCGAGATGGTCGGCGAGAAGATGGAGGCGGAGTGGGCCCAGCTCATGCCGCTGACGTACGCCGCCTTCAACGCGAACGGACGCGTGGCTCCGTAA
- the dapA gene encoding 4-hydroxy-tetrahydrodipicolinate synthase has product MAPTSTPQTPFGRVLTAMVTPFTADGALDLDGAQRLAAHLVDAGNDGLIINGTTGESPTTTDAEKSDLVRAVLEAVGDRAHVVAGVGTNDTHHSLELAREAERVGAHGLLVVTPYYNKPPQEGLYRHFTAVADATGLPVMLYDIPGRSGVPINTETLVRLAEHPRIVANKDAKGDLGRASWAIARSGLAWYSGDDMLNLPLLSVGAVGFVSVVGHVVTPDLRALVDAYISGDVVKATEIHQKLLPVYTGMFRTQGVMTTKAALALQGLPAGPLRSPMVECSPEEIAQLKIDLAAGGVQL; this is encoded by the coding sequence ATGGCTCCGACCTCGACTCCGCAGACCCCCTTCGGGCGGGTCCTCACCGCCATGGTCACGCCCTTCACGGCGGACGGCGCACTCGACCTCGACGGCGCGCAGCGGCTCGCCGCCCATCTGGTGGACGCAGGCAACGACGGCCTGATCATCAACGGCACCACCGGCGAGTCCCCCACCACCACCGATGCGGAGAAATCGGACCTGGTACGAGCCGTACTGGAGGCGGTCGGCGACCGCGCCCACGTCGTCGCCGGAGTCGGCACCAACGACACCCACCACAGCCTTGAGCTGGCCCGCGAGGCCGAGCGCGTCGGCGCACACGGCCTCCTCGTCGTCACGCCGTACTACAACAAGCCCCCGCAGGAGGGCCTGTACCGCCACTTCACGGCCGTCGCGGACGCCACCGGCCTGCCGGTCATGCTCTACGACATCCCCGGCCGCAGCGGCGTCCCGATCAACACCGAGACGCTCGTCCGGCTCGCCGAGCACCCCCGGATCGTCGCCAACAAGGACGCCAAGGGCGACCTCGGCCGGGCCAGCTGGGCCATCGCCCGGTCCGGCCTCGCCTGGTACTCCGGCGACGACATGCTGAACCTGCCCCTGCTCTCCGTGGGCGCGGTCGGCTTCGTCTCGGTCGTCGGCCACGTCGTCACGCCAGACCTGCGCGCCCTCGTCGACGCGTACATCTCCGGCGACGTCGTCAAGGCCACCGAGATCCACCAGAAGCTGCTTCCGGTCTACACCGGCATGTTCCGCACCCAGGGCGTCATGACCACCAAGGCCGCCCTCGCCCTGCAGGGACTGCCCGCCGGACCGCTGCGCTCGCCCATGGTCGAGTGCTCGCCCGAGGAGATCGCCCAGCTCAAGATCGATCTTGCCGCCGGCGGGGTACAGCTCTGA
- a CDS encoding SpoIIE family protein phosphatase has protein sequence MTTGVIPGGQPPEPQPTGELLPQQRSEPAGPAALHVDNRPRSSVITARAAATFEPVGRSVATARSFVRDTLQGWGFADIVDDAVVLTSELVTNAVVHAGTHADVLCLRTEEGVRIEVSDRYPEREVPLQSAASTMGSPDREGGRGLQLCAALAARWGVDYTPTHKNVWFQLNLPQRPVGTRTAGPSLPPELLPLADGRVRVAVLQVDRKGTVTAWNEDAEELFGYSAAEVIGKPLTELAAWPHTPGTSTGVAEALQLSRWEGSYGIRGADGRVAPVYASHLRVRDTGGEPSTVCLLVRDHERAVLQTPPRVPADQSQSADGQNADPFEVFIGSPAPDDLDGLLQRTVERARDMLDGDSAFLLLATDDETELEVRASTGLPSARQRFARVPVEAGPGRYGSARMPAVHDDLTAVPGAVPLLSGTGMRSVVTVPLKVEGRLTGSLGVAAEAPGRYSNEEALRLQFAADRIALAVESARLGELERLRRGSLSFLVEASDLLAGTLDRDQTLALMAQMTVPTLATWCAVYTIADQASDPYLSYVLHEDEELIDGIKSLLSKIAPPDPVPTPGARVWTIPAEVAHQAALRTSMRTLGLSGGPTHRVSSAIGPTLATASAVGGETVVLPLVARNRVIGMLVLGKPTDEHFRQEILELAEDLSRRAALALDNARLYSERTAISQALQRSLLPPGTPHIDGVEVEVIYRAAGEGNEVGGDFYDLFPIGNGAYGFAIGDVCGTGPNAAAVTGLARHALRLLAREGLSGPAVLERLNSAILDEGDRSRFLTLLYGEMRPQEDGSAELKVVCAGHPLPLRLRQDGTVVTAAEPQPLLGVIEDLELYEETVTLDPGDVLLCVTDGVTERREGTRMLGDDGLADVLTTCTGLTAGAVAARIMRAVERFASDAPSDDMAILAMRVPGIHQEV, from the coding sequence ATGACCACCGGAGTCATCCCCGGGGGACAGCCCCCGGAGCCACAGCCGACCGGCGAGCTGCTGCCCCAGCAGCGAAGCGAGCCGGCCGGCCCCGCCGCCCTGCACGTCGACAACCGGCCGAGGAGTTCTGTGATCACCGCGCGCGCGGCCGCCACCTTCGAGCCCGTCGGGCGATCGGTCGCGACCGCCCGGTCCTTCGTCCGCGACACCCTCCAGGGCTGGGGTTTCGCCGACATCGTCGATGACGCCGTCGTCCTCACCAGCGAACTGGTGACCAATGCCGTCGTCCACGCCGGCACACACGCGGACGTGCTCTGTCTGCGCACCGAGGAGGGCGTGCGCATCGAGGTCTCCGACCGCTACCCCGAGCGCGAGGTCCCTCTCCAGAGCGCCGCCTCGACCATGGGCAGCCCCGACCGCGAGGGCGGCCGCGGCCTCCAGCTGTGCGCGGCCCTCGCCGCCCGCTGGGGCGTGGACTACACCCCGACCCACAAGAACGTCTGGTTCCAGCTGAACCTCCCCCAGCGCCCGGTCGGCACCCGCACCGCCGGCCCGTCCCTGCCCCCCGAGCTCCTCCCGCTCGCCGACGGCCGGGTCCGCGTCGCCGTCCTCCAGGTCGACCGCAAGGGCACCGTCACCGCCTGGAACGAGGACGCCGAGGAACTCTTCGGCTACTCGGCGGCCGAGGTCATCGGCAAGCCCCTCACCGAACTCGCGGCCTGGCCGCACACCCCCGGCACCAGCACGGGCGTCGCCGAGGCCCTCCAGCTCTCCCGCTGGGAGGGCAGCTACGGCATCCGCGGCGCCGACGGCCGGGTGGCCCCGGTCTACGCCTCCCATCTCAGGGTCCGCGACACCGGCGGCGAGCCCTCCACCGTCTGCCTCCTGGTACGGGACCACGAGCGGGCCGTCCTCCAGACACCGCCGCGCGTCCCGGCCGACCAGAGCCAGTCCGCCGACGGCCAGAACGCCGACCCCTTCGAGGTGTTCATCGGCTCCCCCGCCCCGGACGACCTCGACGGCCTCCTGCAGCGCACGGTGGAACGCGCGCGCGACATGCTCGACGGCGACTCCGCCTTCCTGCTGCTCGCCACCGACGACGAGACCGAGCTGGAGGTCCGCGCCTCCACCGGACTGCCCTCCGCCCGCCAGCGCTTCGCGCGCGTGCCCGTCGAAGCGGGCCCCGGACGCTACGGCTCCGCGCGCATGCCCGCCGTCCACGACGACCTCACGGCCGTACCCGGTGCCGTACCCCTCCTGTCCGGCACCGGCATGCGCTCGGTCGTCACGGTCCCGCTGAAGGTCGAGGGCCGCCTCACCGGCTCCCTCGGCGTCGCGGCCGAGGCACCCGGCAGATACTCCAACGAGGAGGCGCTGCGCCTGCAGTTCGCCGCCGACCGCATCGCCCTGGCCGTCGAGTCGGCCCGCCTCGGCGAACTGGAACGCCTGCGCCGCGGCTCCCTCAGCTTCCTGGTCGAGGCCTCCGACCTGCTGGCCGGCACGCTCGACCGCGACCAGACCCTGGCCCTGATGGCCCAGATGACGGTCCCGACCCTGGCCACCTGGTGCGCCGTCTACACGATCGCCGACCAGGCCTCGGACCCGTATCTGTCGTACGTCCTGCACGAGGACGAGGAACTCATCGACGGCATCAAATCGCTGCTGTCGAAGATCGCCCCGCCGGACCCGGTACCCACCCCCGGCGCCCGCGTGTGGACCATCCCCGCCGAGGTGGCGCACCAGGCAGCCCTGCGCACCTCCATGCGCACCCTCGGCCTGTCCGGCGGCCCCACGCACCGGGTCTCCTCGGCGATCGGCCCGACCCTCGCCACCGCCTCCGCGGTCGGCGGCGAGACGGTCGTCCTGCCGCTCGTCGCCCGCAACCGTGTCATCGGCATGCTCGTTCTCGGCAAGCCCACCGACGAGCACTTTCGCCAGGAGATCCTGGAACTGGCCGAGGACCTCTCCCGCCGGGCCGCGCTCGCCCTGGACAACGCCCGCCTGTACTCGGAGCGTACGGCCATCAGTCAGGCCCTCCAGCGCAGCCTCCTGCCGCCCGGCACCCCGCACATCGACGGCGTCGAGGTCGAGGTCATCTACCGCGCGGCCGGCGAGGGCAACGAGGTCGGCGGCGACTTCTACGACCTCTTCCCGATCGGCAACGGCGCCTATGGCTTCGCCATCGGCGACGTCTGCGGTACGGGTCCCAACGCGGCGGCGGTCACCGGCCTCGCCCGGCACGCCCTGCGCCTGCTGGCCCGCGAAGGCCTCTCCGGCCCCGCGGTCCTGGAGCGCCTCAACTCCGCGATCCTCGACGAGGGCGACCGCAGCCGCTTCCTGACCCTCCTCTACGGCGAGATGCGCCCGCAGGAGGACGGCAGCGCCGAACTGAAGGTGGTCTGCGCCGGCCACCCGCTCCCGCTGCGCCTGCGCCAGGACGGCACGGTGGTCACGGCCGCCGAGCCCCAGCCGCTGCTCGGCGTCATCGAGGACCTGGAGCTGTACGAGGAGACGGTCACCCTGGACCCGGGCGATGTGCTGCTCTGCGTCACGGACGGGGTCACCGAACGCCGTGAGGGCACCCGCATGCTGGGCGACGACGGCCTCGCCGACGTTCTCACCACCTGCACGGGCCTGACGGCCGGCGCGGTCGCGGCTCGCATCATGCGCGCGGTGGAGCGCTTCGCGTCCGACGCCCCGTCGGACGACATGGCGATTCTGGCGATGCGGGTGCCGGGAATCCACCAGGAAGTGTGA
- a CDS encoding M16 family metallopeptidase, with amino-acid sequence MTSRSSKVTARPSSEARAVARTQTLIKGAGGIGTVRKTTLPGGLRVVTETLPSVRSATFGIWAHVGSRDETPALNGATHYLEHLLFKGTERRSALDISAALDAVGGEMNAFTAKEYTCYYARVLDTDLPLAIDVVCDMLTGSLILEEDVDVERGAILEEIAMTEDDPGDCVHDLFAHTMFGDNALGRPVLGTVDTVNALSADRIRRFYKKHYDPTHLVVACAGNIDHNKVVRQVRAAFEKAGAFKNTAAQPIGPREGRRTIRTSGKVELLARKTEQAHVVLGMPGLARTDDRRWAMGVLNTALGGGMSSRLFQEVREKRGLAYSVYSYTSGFADCGLFGVYAGCRPSQVHDVLKICRDELDHVAANGLTDDEIARAVGQLRGSTVLGLEDTGALMNRIGKSELCWGEQMSVDDMLDRIAAVTPDEVRSVARDILGQRPSLSVIGPLKDKQAARLHDAVA; translated from the coding sequence GTGACGTCCCGTAGCTCCAAGGTGACGGCCCGCCCCTCTTCGGAGGCGCGGGCCGTCGCCCGTACCCAAACCCTCATCAAGGGCGCGGGCGGCATCGGCACGGTCCGCAAGACGACCCTCCCGGGCGGCCTGCGCGTCGTCACCGAGACCCTGCCCTCGGTCCGCTCCGCGACCTTCGGCATCTGGGCGCACGTCGGCTCCCGCGACGAGACCCCGGCCCTGAACGGCGCCACGCACTACCTGGAGCACCTGCTCTTCAAGGGCACCGAGCGGCGCAGCGCGCTGGACATCTCCGCCGCCCTCGACGCCGTCGGCGGCGAGATGAACGCGTTCACGGCGAAGGAGTACACGTGCTACTACGCGCGCGTGCTCGACACCGACCTGCCGCTCGCCATCGACGTCGTCTGCGACATGCTGACCGGCTCGCTGATCCTGGAGGAGGACGTCGACGTCGAGCGCGGCGCGATCCTCGAAGAGATCGCGATGACCGAGGACGACCCCGGCGACTGCGTGCACGACCTGTTCGCGCACACCATGTTCGGCGACAACGCCCTCGGCCGCCCGGTCCTCGGCACGGTCGACACGGTCAACGCCCTCAGCGCCGACCGCATCCGCCGCTTCTACAAGAAGCACTACGACCCGACCCACCTCGTGGTCGCCTGCGCGGGCAACATCGACCACAACAAGGTCGTACGACAGGTCCGCGCGGCCTTCGAGAAGGCGGGCGCCTTCAAGAACACGGCCGCGCAGCCCATCGGTCCGCGCGAGGGCCGCCGTACGATCCGCACGTCCGGCAAGGTCGAGCTGCTCGCCCGCAAGACCGAGCAGGCGCACGTCGTCCTCGGCATGCCGGGCCTCGCCCGCACCGACGACCGCCGCTGGGCCATGGGCGTGCTCAACACCGCCCTCGGCGGCGGCATGTCCTCCCGCCTCTTCCAGGAGGTCCGGGAGAAGCGCGGCCTCGCCTACAGCGTGTACTCGTACACCTCCGGCTTCGCCGACTGCGGCCTGTTCGGCGTGTACGCCGGCTGCCGGCCGAGCCAGGTGCACGACGTGCTGAAGATCTGCCGCGACGAACTCGACCATGTCGCCGCCAACGGCCTCACCGACGACGAGATCGCCCGCGCCGTCGGCCAGCTCCGCGGCTCCACCGTCCTCGGTCTGGAGGACACCGGCGCGCTGATGAACCGTATCGGCAAGAGCGAGCTGTGCTGGGGCGAGCAGATGTCCGTCGACGACATGCTGGACCGGATAGCGGCGGTCACCCCGGACGAGGTCCGCTCGGTCGCCCGCGACATCCTGGGACAGCGCCCGTCGCTGTCGGTCATCGGCCCGCTGAAGGACAAGCAGGCCGCACGGCTGCACGACGCCGTCGCCTAA
- a CDS encoding DegT/DnrJ/EryC1/StrS family aminotransferase, translating into MLRAAGVGVGDEVVVPAFGNVEVAEAVTLAGALPVFADIDPVTYCLALGAVEAAVTPRTAAVVAVHRFGRRADIGGLHALGQRQGLLVLEQGESEAPYDEIAQRRQRAAYLDAKLKGVTTPDGGDGHTYQQYVVRVPGNGRPDRDAFARALRARGVECRVPVKTPVHRLPEFRQCVSLPETELAADETLALPVDAALTKREMQRIVSACNALGGLLQPAF; encoded by the coding sequence ATGCTCAGGGCCGCCGGCGTCGGTGTGGGTGACGAGGTCGTCGTGCCGGCCTTCGGGAACGTCGAAGTCGCCGAGGCCGTGACCCTGGCCGGTGCCCTTCCGGTGTTCGCCGACATAGACCCGGTGACCTACTGCCTGGCCCTCGGCGCCGTCGAGGCGGCCGTAACTCCTCGCACCGCGGCGGTCGTTGCCGTGCACCGGTTCGGACGGCGGGCGGATATCGGGGGGTTGCACGCGCTGGGACAGCGGCAGGGGCTGCTGGTGCTGGAGCAGGGCGAATCCGAGGCGCCGTACGACGAGATAGCTCAGCGCCGGCAGCGGGCCGCCTACCTCGATGCCAAGCTCAAGGGCGTGACGACGCCGGACGGCGGCGACGGGCACACGTATCAGCAGTACGTCGTGCGGGTGCCGGGGAACGGCCGGCCGGACCGGGACGCCTTTGCACGGGCCCTGCGGGCCAGGGGAGTTGAGTGCCGGGTGCCGGTCAAGACGCCCGTGCACCGGCTGCCGGAGTTCCGGCAGTGCGTGTCACTGCCCGAGACCGAGCTGGCCGCCGACGAGACGCTCGCGCTGCCCGTGGACGCCGCACTCACCAAGCGGGAGATGCAACGCATCGTCTCCGCGTGCAACGCGCTCGGCGGACTGCTGCAGCCCGCCTTCTGA
- a CDS encoding ribonuclease J — MSHPHPELGPPPPLPEGGLRVTPLGGLGEIGRNMTVFEYGGRLLIVDCGVLFPEEEQPGIDLILPDFSSIRDRLGDIEGIVLTHGHEDHIGGVPFLLREKPDIPLIGSKLTLALIEAKLQEHRIRPYTLEVAEGNRERIGPFDCEFVAVNHSIPDALAVAIRTPAGMAVHTGDFKMDQLPLDNRLTDLHAFARLSEEGIDLLLTDSTNAEVPGFTPHERDISNVLRQVFAGARKRIIVASFASHVHRIQQILDAAHEYGRRVAFVGRSMVRNMGIARDLGYLKVPPGLVVDVKTLDDLPDDEVVLVCTGSQGEPMAALSRMANRDHQIRIVDGDTVILASSLIPGNENAVYRVINGLTRWGANVVHKGNAKVHVSGHASAGELLYFYNICRPKNLMPVHGEWRHLRANAELGALTGVPHDRIVIAEDGVVVDLVEGKAKISGKVQAGYVYVDGLSVGDVGEPALKDRKILGDEGIISVFVVVDASTGKITGGPHVQARGSGIEDSAFADVLPKITEVLERSAQDGVVEPHQLQQLIRRTLGKWVSDTYRRRPMILPVVVEV; from the coding sequence TTGAGTCATCCGCATCCTGAACTCGGCCCGCCCCCGCCGCTCCCCGAGGGCGGCCTGCGGGTCACCCCGCTCGGCGGTCTCGGCGAGATCGGCCGGAACATGACGGTCTTCGAGTACGGCGGCCGCCTGCTGATCGTCGACTGCGGAGTGCTCTTCCCCGAGGAGGAGCAGCCCGGAATCGACCTGATCCTGCCGGACTTCTCGTCCATCCGGGACCGCCTCGGCGACATCGAGGGCATCGTCCTCACGCACGGCCACGAGGACCACATCGGCGGTGTCCCGTTCCTGCTCCGCGAGAAGCCGGACATCCCGCTGATCGGTTCCAAGCTGACCCTGGCCCTGATCGAGGCCAAGCTCCAGGAGCACCGGATCCGCCCGTACACCCTGGAGGTGGCCGAGGGGAACCGCGAGCGCATCGGCCCCTTCGACTGCGAGTTCGTCGCCGTCAACCACTCCATCCCGGACGCGCTGGCCGTCGCCATCCGCACGCCCGCCGGCATGGCGGTGCACACCGGCGACTTCAAGATGGACCAGCTCCCGCTGGACAATCGCCTGACCGACCTGCACGCGTTCGCGCGCCTGAGCGAGGAGGGTATCGACCTCCTTCTCACCGACTCCACGAACGCCGAGGTCCCGGGCTTCACCCCGCACGAGCGGGACATCTCCAACGTCCTGCGCCAAGTCTTCGCCGGCGCCCGCAAGCGGATCATCGTGGCGAGCTTCGCCAGCCATGTCCACCGCATCCAGCAGATTCTGGACGCGGCCCACGAGTACGGCCGCCGGGTCGCCTTCGTCGGCCGCTCCATGGTCCGCAACATGGGCATCGCCCGCGACCTCGGCTACCTGAAGGTCCCGCCGGGCCTGGTGGTCGACGTCAAGACCCTGGACGACCTCCCGGACGACGAGGTGGTCCTGGTCTGCACGGGCTCCCAGGGCGAGCCGATGGCGGCCCTGTCGCGGATGGCCAACAGGGACCACCAGATCCGCATCGTGGACGGCGACACGGTCATCCTGGCCTCGTCCCTCATCCCCGGAAACGAGAACGCGGTCTACCGGGTGATCAACGGCCTGACCCGCTGGGGCGCCAACGTCGTCCACAAGGGCAATGCCAAGGTCCACGTCTCCGGCCACGCTTCGGCGGGCGAGCTGCTGTACTTCTACAACATCTGCCGCCCGAAGAACCTGATGCCGGTACACGGCGAGTGGCGCCACCTGCGGGCGAACGCCGAGCTGGGCGCCCTGACCGGTGTCCCGCACGACCGGATCGTCATCGCCGAGGACGGCGTGGTGGTCGACCTGGTCGAGGGCAAGGCCAAGATCTCCGGCAAGGTCCAGGCCGGTTACGTCTACGTCGACGGCCTCTCCGTCGGCGACGTCGGCGAGCCGGCCCTCAAGGACCGCAAGATCCTCGGCGACGAGGGCATCATCTCGGTCTTCGTGGTCGTGGACGCCTCCACCGGCAAGATCACGGGAGGCCCGCACGTCCAGGCCCGTGGCTCCGGCATCGAGGACTCGGCCTTCGCCGACGTCCTCCCGAAGATCACCGAGGTGCTGGAGAGGTCCGCCCAGGACGGCGTCGTGGAGCCCCACCAGCTCCAGCAACTCATCCGGCGCACCCTCGGCAAGTGGGTCTCGGACACCTATCGCCGCAGGCCGATGATCCTCCCGGTGGTCGTGGAGGTCTGA
- the dapB gene encoding 4-hydroxy-tetrahydrodipicolinate reductase, which produces MSKLRVAVLGAKGRIGSEAVRAVQAAEDMELVAALGRGDKLETLAETGAQVAVELTTPDSVMDNLDYCVRHGIHAVVGTTGWTEERLAQLNGWLAASPETGVLIAPNFSIGAVLTMKFAQIAAPYFESVEVVELHHPKKVDAPSGTATRTAQLIAEARRAAGTAPAPDATVTALEGARGANVDGIPVHAVRLRGLLAHQEVLLGGEGETLTIRHDSLHHSSFMPGILLGARRVVTTPGLTFGLEHFLDLS; this is translated from the coding sequence ATGAGCAAGCTGCGCGTGGCGGTCCTCGGTGCCAAGGGCCGCATCGGGTCCGAGGCGGTCCGGGCGGTCCAGGCCGCCGAGGACATGGAGCTGGTCGCCGCCCTCGGCCGGGGGGACAAGCTGGAGACCCTGGCGGAGACCGGCGCCCAGGTCGCCGTCGAGCTGACCACCCCCGACTCCGTCATGGACAACCTCGACTACTGCGTGCGCCACGGCATCCACGCGGTCGTCGGTACGACGGGCTGGACCGAGGAACGCCTCGCGCAGCTGAACGGCTGGCTCGCCGCCTCCCCGGAGACCGGCGTGCTCATCGCGCCGAACTTCTCCATCGGCGCCGTGCTGACCATGAAGTTCGCGCAGATCGCCGCGCCGTACTTCGAGTCGGTCGAGGTCGTCGAGCTGCACCACCCGAAGAAGGTGGACGCGCCGAGCGGTACGGCCACCCGCACCGCCCAGCTCATCGCCGAGGCCCGCAGGGCGGCCGGTACGGCCCCGGCGCCGGACGCCACGGTGACGGCCCTGGAGGGCGCGCGGGGCGCGAACGTCGACGGGATCCCGGTCCACGCCGTACGCCTGCGCGGCCTGCTGGCCCACCAGGAGGTGCTGCTCGGCGGCGAGGGCGAGACCCTCACCATCCGCCACGACTCCCTGCACCACAGCAGCTTCATGCCGGGCATCCTGCTCGGCGCCCGCCGCGTGGTGACGACTCCGGGCCTGACCTTCGGCCTGGAGCACTTCCTGGACCTGAGCTGA